In a single window of the Nakaseomyces glabratus chromosome B, complete sequence genome:
- the HPR1 gene encoding Hpr1p (CAGL0B01617g~Ortholog(s) have nucleic acid binding, protein complex scaffold activity), whose translation METIIDKESERLLSLFSHIAEKCNDALTAPIAQGQFDPEDLKWSSLITLSDSFDKTDVELIKEVVLKRVVEKLLPVEEQEGDEDDTIEAAQKNEHSKLTENLKVCSVLLDFCFHMRQFMSDTSQCSLVYYELFATVVEMLNWPDDVCLFWDYVESRINWFKLGNTLKDDNSGETTLISYKQPLFEKLRRWNTSLMELSYRTHSNTPVMNEVKQKWLSFLSDLLPIQEESNFNRTGSIAKLSNSTTNWNIYQTTENYRGQSKEESFFSDIKLVYQNFIYAPLEFLSSSLDHKIKIDKVISTIIDNILELEEVFYNKIKKELKEINIINNKLNPDYFIPSKPQEGLPEYLRTSKLFEELNSSSMSEFQSIYDKIKHLPVPNPLDMSTTDEYSLFDQFMTLENDIFRKQFMIQVYFTSYIITQLIESDEVRDFFNTNISKVKAAHSISFDDMEKQNIKKASTFTKHLMVNRIKRFYGNKDKKFLDMIESLELSESCFHKLKMNGFKQFNDFHITEEDIVVPDIDKSFKKFGFVKMGNKQINNVWKIETGISNIKEVKLVPHEVLEKLQDKYAQSEGNEIDIVKSWQSLRLLRGPYLFKLSGINEEKGLKGLFEESNQSYFQDKYSDWKKKSIEVFNEPHKLLLAKARDYKQSKLNGKRENLEEESNSNKKVKLSNDNNIDADNNENENPSQERSLSNTQKGRESDDLVSKL comes from the coding sequence ATGGAAACGATAATTGACAAGGAATCAGAGCGTTTGCTGTCCCTTTTTAGTCATATTGCTGAGAAATGCAATGATGCGCTTACTGCACCAATTGCTCAAGGACAATTCGATCCTGAAGATCTGAAATGGAGTTCATTGATAACATTATCTGATAGTTTTGATAAAACAGATGTAGAGTTGATTAAGGAAGTCGTATTGAAAAGGGTTGTTGAAAAACTATTGCCTgtagaagaacaagaaggtGACGAAGATGATACCATAGAAGCGGCACAGAAGAATGAGCACTCTAAATTAACGGAAAACTTAAAAGTATGTTCTGTATTATTGGATTTTTGTTTCCATATGAGACAGTTTATGAGTGACACTTCTCAGTGTTCTCTGGTATACTATGAGTTATTTGCTACCGTTGTTGAAATGCTTAACTGGCCTGATGATGTTTGCCTATTCTGGGATTATGTAGAGAGTAGAATCAATTGGTTTAAATTGGGAAATACATTGAAAGATGATAATTCAGGAGAGACAACTTTGATTAGTTATAAGCAGCCACTATTTGAAAAGCTAAGAAGATGGAATACTTCCTTAATGGAATTATCATACCGCACACATTCAAACACACCAGTCATGAATGAAGTGAAACAGAAATGGTTGTCCTTTTTATCAGACTTATTGCCAATACAAGAGGAATCAAACTTTAATAGAACAGGTTCCATTGCTAAGTTGTCGAATAGTACCACGAATTGGAATATTTATCAAACGACAGAAAATTATAGAGGACAGTCCAAAGAAGAgagttttttttctgaCATAAAGCTTGTCTATCAGAACTTTATTTACGCACCTTTGGAGTTTCTATCGTCTTCATTGGACcataaaattaaaattgataaagTAATTTCAACCATAATTGACAATATTTTGGAATTAGAGGAAgttttttataataaaataaaaaaggaGCTCAAAGagattaatattattaataacAAGCTGAACCCTGACTATTTCATTCCTTCTAAACCACAAGAGGGCCTACCTGAATATTTGAGAACTAGCAAATTGTTTGAAGAACTTAACTCATCTTCGATGTCTGAATTTCAATCTATTTATGATAAAATTAAACATTTACCCGTACCGAATCCCCTAGACATGTCAACTACAGAtgaatattctttatttgatcaatttaTGACACTGGAGAATGATATTTTCAGAAAGCAATTTATGATCCAAGTTTATTTCACCAGCTATATTATTACACAATTGATTGAATCAGATGAGGTAAGGGACTTCTTTAATACAAATATCTCAAAGGTCAAAGCAGCTCATAGTATctcatttgatgatatggaaaaacaaaatataaagaaagcATCAACATTCACCAAGCATCTCATGGTCAATAGAATTAAAAGGTTTTACGGTAATAAAGATAAGAAGTTTTTGGATATGATAGAGAGTTTAGAATTATCTGAAAGTTGCTTTCacaaattaaaaatgaatGGTTTCAAACAATTTAATGATTTTCACATCACAGAGGAAGATATTGTAGTACCAGACATTGATAAATCTTTTAAGAAGTTTGGTTTTGTGAAAATGGGTAAcaaacaaataaataatgtATGGAAAATTGAGACAGgaatatcaaatatcaaAGAAGTTAAACTAGTACCACATGAGGTTCTGGAAAAACTACAAGATAAATATGCACAATCGGAAggaaatgaaattgatattgTAAAAAGTTGGCAATCATTAAGGTTGTTGAGAGGGCCTTATCTCTTCAAATTAAGCGGtattaatgaagaaaagggTTTAAAAGGactatttgaagaaagtaaTCAATCCTATTTCCAGGATAAGTATAGTGactggaaaaaaaaatcgatTGAAGTGTTTAATGAGCCACATAAATTATTACTGGCTAAAGCAAGAGATTATAAACAAAGTAAACTGAACGGTAAACGAGAAAATTTAGAAGAGGAAAGCAACTCTAACAAAAAGGTAAAATTA
- the RGP1 gene encoding Rgp1p (CAGL0B01639g~Ortholog(s) have guanyl-nucleotide exchange factor activity, role in retrograde transport, endosome to Golgi and Golgi membrane, RIC1-RGP1 guanyl-nucleotide exchange factor complex localization), translated as MHLHKIDAFYITDNVKVELIHESNPFFAGEPISIIVRIKHLGSLRERDHLETTLNNLNGKIQRIRQENREILENEIPESKWSLRNMFSKKNGDESAQNATDSNLTLITDVKEQLVLLEKSRERLTKDLKFNSIVNFVSCYLQVSGKLQYDNSIIDKSTFKSNDSKLLGVTYADSTAKQLNEESISKSDKYVNSEYANITEGLRFGYREDEKIINDTNISMGANDRENSNAEYEQVPIFLIPQTLIFSEINLEPGEAKTFLFKSQPLNKEICPTYMLSNFLSVLYDAEFGITGVVDGNLIPIAKKVPISIAPYVLEGGMQASSVLNRPAVIQGSGTVKEIKSSPSSIRRASAPQNHVSNTLERRYSVERRSSLYERRLSINFERKNSNPTVVDDIEPERLSLMKENFIKIISDKETNYDDIDKLVDNLVEVQFDKDEKDKDSKPDIELEEEHKNEEYVVTRKRSDSVRDHIAELQNTPNMQYNVESYVIDGVTMIPQLANLQSTYQINRNGETIAKVVFSKPFFMTSDDIDISVTLDDCDERQTRITGISAILQSFVLLNPRFAVDKTSKAARPKGKTVAVDNSISFDDFTSISFKLSPSKTPTNHIAGQFKSDIFQHKWMVLLKFVIQKPIEDGHLEQFYEDKKGRLFHAKETMEGEEFSCHIPIPIITASQEFGGW; from the coding sequence ATGCATCTTCACAAAATTGATGCATTTTACATAACTGATAATGTTAAGGTAGAACTAATACATGAATCGAATCCATTTTTTGCAGGGGAACCCATATCGATTATTGTGAGGATAAAGCATTTGGGGTCTCTAAGAGAAAGAGACCATTTGGAAACTACACTAAATAACTTGAATGGGAAAATACAGAGGATACGACAGGAAAATAGGGAAATcttagaaaatgaaataccAGAAAGTAAATGGTCACTAAGAAATATGTTTTCGAAGAAGAATGGTGATGAGTCTGCTCAAAATGCAACTGATAGTAATTTAACATTGATCACAGATGTCAAAGAACAATTGGTATTGCTAGAAAAAAGCAGAGAAAGACTGACAAAAGATCTGAAATTCAACTCCATAGTAAATTTTGTCTCTTGCTACTTACAGGTAAGTGGTAAGTTACAATACGACAATTCCATAATAGATAAAAGTACCTTCAAATCAAATGATTCTAAGCTATTAGGAGTAACATATGCCGATTCAACTGCAAAACAGTTAAATGAAGAATCTATAAGCAAATCTGATAAATATGTTAATTCTGAATACGCTAATATAACAGAAGGCTTGCGGTTTGGGTATagagaagatgaaaagattaTAAATGATACTAACATCTCTATGGGAGCCAATGATAGAGAAAATTCTAATGCCGAGTATGAACAAGTTCCGATATTCTTGATTCCACAAACTTTAATTTTCTCTGAAATCAATTTAGAACCAGGGGAAGCAAAAACTTTCTTATTTAAGTCTCAACCTTTgaataaagaaatttgtCCAACATACATGCTTTCAAACTTTCTCTCAGTTCTTTATGATGCCGAGTTTGGTATAACTGGTGTTGTTGATGGTAATCTTATTCCTATTGCTAAAAAAGTTCCTATTTCAATTGCACCATATGTATTAGAAGGTGGTATGCAGGCCTCATCTGTTCTAAATCGCCCTGCCGTTATTCAGGGTTCTGGAACAGTAAAGGAGATTAAGTCATCACCCTCTTCGATAAGAAGAGCATCTGCTCCACAAAACCATGTCTCTAACACTTTAGAAAGGAGATATTCtgttgaaagaagaagctcGTTATATGAAAGGAGACTATCTAttaattttgaaagaaaaaactcaAACCCAACAGttgttgatgatattgaacCTGAGAGATTATCTttaatgaaagaaaacttTATTAAGATTATCAGTGATAAAGAGACAAACtatgatgatattgataagCTTGTGGATAATTTAGTCGAGGttcaatttgataaagaCGAAAAAGACAAGGATTCCAAGCCTGACATTGAACTTGAGGAGGAACACAAAAATGAGGAGTATGTGGTTACGAGGAAGAGAAGTGACTCTGTGCGTGATCACATTGCAGAACTACAGAACACTCCTAATATGCAATATAATGTGGAGTCGTATGTCATTGATGGTGTCACGATGATCCCACAACTTGCTAACTTACAAAGTACATATCAAATTAACAGGAATGGTGAAACAATTGCAAAGGTAGttttttcaaaaccatTCTTTATGACTTcagatgatattgatatatcCGTGACCTTAGATGATTGCGATGAGAGGCAAACTAGAATAACTGGTATTTCTGCCATACTTCAATCTTTTGTACTACTGAATCCTCGATTTGCTGTTGATAAAACTTCAAAGGCAGCAAGACCAAAAGGAAAAACTGTTGCAGTCGATAACTCTATAAGTTTTGATGACTTCACATCAATCTCGTTCAAGTTGAGTCCCTCTAAGACTCCGACAAACCATATTGCTGGTCAATTTAAATCTGATATTTTCCAACACAAATGGATGGTGCTTCTAAAATTTGTAATACAAAAACCTATTGAAGATGGTCACTTAGAACAATTTTATGAAGATAAGAAGGGTAGGTTATTTCATGCCAAAGAAACTATGGAAGGAGAGGAATTTTCCTGCCACATTCCAATTCCTATAATTACTGCCTCTCAAGAATTCGGTGGATGGTGA
- the TMN2 gene encoding Tmn2p (CAGL0B01683g~Ortholog(s) have role in cellular copper ion homeostasis, invasive growth in response to glucose limitation, pseudohyphal growth, vacuolar transport and Golgi apparatus, fungal-type vacuole membrane localization), translating to MVRQLLVLSLFVASTLGFYLPGAAPRTYKQGDAIPLLVNHLTPSLNFQHVDDDGNEIKGDKARMLYPYDYYNEKLHFCQPEKIEKQPESLGSVIFGEKIYNSPFNVKMLEDNECVQLCSTTIPGKDAKFINKLIKNGFMQNWLIDGLPAARKLHDSRTNTEFYGQGFELGFVEVRQAVGGKIVSESEKELQLSERDAKNIIDFTDIEIRSPKNLVDLSNLEVREAKNVVDNIVTNVEVPVFANHFDIEVEYHDRGNGDFRVVGVIVNPVSLDNYKSRSCALANQHKLHLDENKDNEVMFTYSVKFTPSDTPWATRWDKYLHIYDPKIQWFSLINFSVIVLLLSSVAIHSLLRALKSDISRYNEFNLGDEFEEDSGWKLVHGDVFRTPKNSMLLSVLVGSGIQLFLMIFLSIILSALGILSPSSRGSLPTAMFMFYAIFGFVGSYTSMGIYKFFKGPYWKANMILTPVLLPGIIFLTVIFMNVLLYFVGSSNVIPLATLVFMVFLWILFSIPLAFAGSLISYKKCNWDEHPTKTNEIPRQIPFQPWFLKTVPATLIGGLVSFGSIAVELYFIYSSLWFNKIFYMFGFLLFSIVLFSFTTGLINVIITYRALCSENWTWQWRSFFIGGLGCSIYIFIHSILFTQFKLGGFATIVLYVGYSFLISFLTCIVTGAIGFICSMFFVRRIFASIKVD from the coding sequence atggTTAGACAACTGCTGGTACTGTCGCTGTTTGTGGCGTCCACACTTGGTTTCTACTTGCCAGGTGCTGCACCAAGGACTTATAAGCAAGGAGATGCTATCCCATTACTGGTGAACCACTTAACTCCCTCGTTAAACTTCCAGCATGTAGACGATGATGGTAACGAGATCAAAGGTGATAAGGCGAGGATGTTGTACCCTTACGACTACTATAACGAGAAATTACATTTCTGTCAGCCTGAAAAAATCGAGAAGCAGCCCGAGTCTCTAGGCTCTGTTATCTTTGGTGAAAAGATCTATAACTCTCCATTTAACGTCAAAATGCTTGAGGACAACGAGTGTGTACAGCTATGTTCGACTACCATACCAGGCAAGGATGCCAAGTTTATCAACAAGCTGATCAAGAATGGCTTCATGCAGAACTGGCTCATTGACGGTTTACCAGCTGCAAGAAAACTGCATGACAGCAGAACTAACACTGAATTCTACGGCCAGGGTTTCGAATTAGGTTTTGTAGAAGTAAGACAAGCTGTTGGTGGTAAGATTGTCTCAGAATCTGAAAAAGAACTTCAATTATCTGAACGTGATgcaaaaaatatcattgatTTTACCGACATTGAAATCAGAAGTCCAAAGAACCTTGTTGATTTGTCTAATTTAGAAGTACGTGAAGCCAAGAATGTCGTTGACAACATAGTTACCAATGTTGAAGTGCCAGTATTCGCCAATCACTTCGATATCGAAGTTGAATATCATGATCGTGGAAATGGTGATTTTAGAGTAGTTGGTGTCATTGTGAACCCAGTTTCCTTAGATAATTATAAATCTAGATCATGCGCGTTAGCAAATCAACATAAACTACACTTGGATGAGAATAAGGACAATGAGGTTATGTTTACATATTCTGTTAAGTTTACTCCTTCTGATACACCATGGGCGACAAGATGGGACAAATACTTACATATCTACGATCCAAAGATCCAATGGTTTTCTTTGATCAACTTTTCCGTTATTGTATTACTATTATCTAGTGTTGCAATCCATTCACTACTACGTGCTTTGAAGTCAGATATCTCACGTTACAATGAATTCAACCTGGGAGATGAATTCGAAGAGGATTCCGGCTGGAAATTGGTCCATGGTGATGTTTTCCGTACACCAAAGAACTCAATGTTATTATCTGTACTGGTTGGTTCTGgtattcaattgtttttgatgATCTTTCTTTCAATCATTCTATCAGCTCTGGGTATTCTATCACCAAGTTCCAGAGGTTCTCTTCCAACTGCAATGTTCATGTTTTATGCAATTTTTGGATTTGTTGGTTCTTACACATCCATGGGAATTTACAAGTTTTTTAAAGGTCCATACTGGAAGGCTAACATGATTCTGACACCTGTATTGCTTCCAGGTATTATATTCTTGACTGTGATATTTATGAATGTTTTGCTATACTTCGTCGGATCATCGAATGTTATTCCATTGGCAACACTAGTTTTTATGGTTTTCCTATGGATTCTCTTCTCAATTCCATTAGCATTTGCTGGTTCTCTAATCTCGTACAAGAAATGTAATTGGGACGAACACCCAACAAAGACTAATGAGATTCCAAGACAAATTCCTTTCCAACCTTGGTTCCTGAAGACTGTGCCAGCCACATTAATTGGAGGTTTAGTATCATTTGGTTCGATTGCTGTTGAATTGTACTTTATTTACTCAAGTTTGTGGTTCAATAAGATATTCTACATGTTTGGTttcttgttgttctcaattgttctcttctctttcaCCACTGGTTTAATCAACGTCATTATTACTTACCGTGCGCTATGTTCAGAGAACTGGACATGGCAATGGAGAAGTTTCTTCATCGGTGGTTTGGGTTGCTCTATCTACATTTTCATTCATTCTATTCTATTCACTCAATTCAAACTAGGCGGTTTCGCCACGATCGTGCTTTATGTTGGTTACTCATTCCTCATCTCATTCCTAACATGTATTGTCACAGGTGCTATCGGTTTCATATGTAGTATGTTCTTCGTCAGAAGGATATTTGCATCAATTAAAGTCGATTGA